AATTTCATTATATTgaattcaaacaacaaaaaattaagaaataGGACGTATAGTGCTCTATTCAAATAGGCTATATACACTGAATTCAATTCACCTATATTCATTCTTAGCTAttttacattgtattcaatttgactgtattcaaacaacaaaaaatcacaaaaaatagtGATATTTGGATGTATTCAATTCACTATATCCACTCGTAACTGCTTTACATTGTATCAAATTTACTGTATTTAATTCGGCTGTATTCAAACAACATAAATTCAACAAATTACAGGGATCTGTCACAAAAAATAACCTTCGGAATATATAAATAAAGGCAAAAATACAATATATTTGTACAGAATACAATATatatgtatcattgtatgtgactcaaTAACAAAGAAgagtatttgtatcattgtactTGTATCTGTATACTCAATGCCATGGATCCATATCGAAAAGTTTCAGATCTATTTTTGTAACATTCGtcaaatctataaaagtttcaaGACATGCTCAatatagaatttaatttttttttcttgccttgtgatttatttttttagttacttctctatttataaataattgggCATATAATTAAggaaatattaataattttaatattattagtGGGTACCATTAAATACTTGTTAAGTCTTTAAAAAAAAGACTTGAGAATTGGGCATAAAGCCCATTGAGTGGCTTGTCCTAATgtaaatgaaaagaaaaaggCTTAAAGACTTAAGCCTTAAGCCTCGAACGAAAGAGGGGTTagggaaattttcaaaaaattcaaagcAACAGAGAAAAGGACTTCTACGGACAAGAAACAGAAGCACGTCGTAGCGAGGTACTCACGCAGGCAATGAAAAATTCTAGGCTTCTTTACAAATAACTAGTTCTTGGAACACATGTATATAAAATTTTCTATTCTCAATTATCCTACAGTATAAGAATTGGATAGTTAATTGCCATTTTTCTCTATATCAATAGTAAGTTCATTGTTTAGATGTgaaattgtgaaattaattaaaatacacTGGTTATTGTAGACTCGATTGTTTGACGGGTATAAATTAGATTGCGGCCTACGTATTGGCTCGAGGAGTTTTGAGTtgagttgatataacccttttctaaagtggtttaactcacaaaagCACACATACAAGGTGTTTGATGAATTGCTTAAAAGAGTTAATATGTACTTAATTGGAGCGAGTGAGTACCTATCAACTTAGAATTGTTCTAGCTAAAGTTTAGATGAtttaatatgaaataaatactaagatttttgtattattcttatatgccatttttatgttgaaaattcatgaagaagaaagaatcattagaaatacttttgaatgtttattccattcttatgccatgctttacatttaaggatacaagtatgagtatgtataggatgttccagaaaagatttagacttgaaaagtcacaaaaagaagttttagaaagaaattattttttgaagTATCCTTTATTCTAAGAAGGGGTCATCGTCCAGGCCGAGGGTCCTGACCAAGGCGTTGACTTCCTGAAATAATTTGTGCTaaagtagggagcacacgagcCAAGGGTCTCGTTGCTGAGAATTTACTTAGCCAGGCTAAGGTATGATACATGAGCGCTGAGAACCATGAAGTGAGTGACACCTCGTGGATTCGGCATATTCGATCAGGTTAGGATCAAACCCATACCGATCACATGGTGACTAAGACAGAAATAAGTTAGGATAGTTGGACTCCCGAAGTATAAAGTAAAGTATATGttttataagaaagaaaaagaaaagaatttcttttagaatattcataaactgttattatgcaattattttagaattgttcttagaATCTTTATGTTTTCCATGCATTTAGAATCGTTGCTCGTAATGTATATTTTATGAAAGTTCCGTACCCTATTgttgagactcactgagtacaatggatggtactgGCATTCATTTTTGGGAACCTACGTTGGTATGCGGTACAACGTAGGAACCGGTTTTGCAGGCGAGTAGGCTACATGTTAGGACTTCCCTCTCTTCCAGTGCTATTGGTGATCTCCGCTTTTATTCGTGGAGTATTCCTTGGAGTCATCTTTATttagttatttctttatttacttggAAAACTAGCAAGGCAATCTCATGTCCCGAGCAGTGTGTCAGTTTATCAGTAGCGGCTTTATAGACACAGTCGGTGGGTTacgattcaaatatttttgataATAACTTAGCAGTATTTCAGTAGTTACTACGAACAAAGTTTGGGAGTTGGTTATGTTAGATattcaaaataattaaaattatttgattaAAGTATTGCCTTGTTGCATATAAAGTTTGTGGTTATAATAGTTGTAATAAGCGCAGATGGTTCGCTCGGTTAAATTTAGCGACTGGGTGCCGGTCACGTCTTGTTCAGAAAATGGGTTGTGACAATTCTCTTCACATAAGAGCCTCAGGTTTATGGAGTCCTAAGGGTCTATGAAGCCATGtcagtagagtcttgtttatgggtataaTGCACGCCATACTTATAAATAGGAGGCTACAAACATTTAGGAAAATTCTCATTTTTGTTTCATACTTTAGATCGTGCAGTAGAGCCTACTTCTAAGAAATTATCTAATGTATTCGTTTCTCCAAAACTCATATAAATGGCTCGTACTCGCAATTCTGACAGCGACACGCAAGATGCTGCTCAAGAAAATATTGCTACTATTATGGCTCAAGGTAGAACTAAGAAGACTTCAACCCAGAAAAGGAAGGGTAATTCTACAAAGGAGGTTCAAGTATCCCGTATTGAATATGAAGAAAGGGTGGATCATGATAAGGAAGTACCCCAGGATCCAGTGCCATCCCCAACAGTAGTTCCGGCTCAGACAACTATATCTCCAGAGGTGGGTCAGATGTTTAATGCTGTCAACAGTGCTATGgagatgtttaaagccttcatggcCAACCAGAACAAGAGAAGAGCTGAGATTCCACGTCAATCAAATAGACAGAACAATTCTGAGTTCTTAATAGTGAATGAATATTTGAAGATGAGTCCTCCATTGTTCTGTGGTACTATAGTTGATGAAGACCCAATTTTGTGGTTGGAGGGTGTCAAGAAAGCCCTCCGAGCGATGAAGGCATTTGATGATGAAGCTGTGGAACTGGCTGCCTACCAACTTAGAGATGTGGCTAGCGCTTGGTTTAAGATGTGGGAAATGGAAAGAGATGAAGATGATGGTCCGCCTACTTGGGAAGAATTTGAAGAGGCATTCATGGCTAATTTTATACCATAAGAGGACAGGGAAGCTAAGGCAATAGAGTTCGAGCATCTCAAGCAAGGGAATAAAAGTGTGCAAGAGTACTATATGGAATTCATAATTTTGGCTAAGCATGCTCCTCACATGGTTAAgacaaaaaaaaacaaagatcCACAGGTTTGTTGGCGGTTTGGCTTACCACATTAAGGATTCGACATCAGCTGCAGCGGTAGGAATGACAGATTTCTCCTCTGTTGTGGGATTAGCCAAGCACTTAGAAAAGGACAGACAACaaaggagagaagaaaaagagcatAACAAGAAAGCCTGGATAGCGGGCGGGTTTAATGGTACATCCAGTGGAGGTGGAAGGGGTTCCTCCAATAAGGAGTCATTAGCACTAGCTCAGTCCAATCATCAATCAGGTGGTGGGTCTTCCTTCAGACGTACTCAGAGTTATGGAAACCAGTCTTGCCAGAATCAGAATTTTAGGACACCATCCTCATATAGCCAGAGTCATGTTGAGCAACATTTACAACAACAAGGTCTTTGTGGTACATGTAAGCGGCAATATTCAGGTAAGTGCAAGCTCGGGTTTCACGGTTGCTATCATTGCAGAGACAATGGTCATATAAAGGCAAACTGCCCAAAGTTGCGACGAAATTCCAGTGGGGGATTAACTCGTCCTTCTAGTTCCTCAGCTACTATAGTTGCACCACCTCAGGCTCGTGGTTCTCATAATCAGTTCGGGCATGGAAAAGCCAGATGTGCAGATCGAGTTACTCAGGGAGGGGGCAGCCCCGTTTGTTTGCTGCACTTGATTATCACAGTGCAGAGGCATATGCATAAGTTAttgcaggtatacttctagtaTGCTCACATAATGCTTGTGCCATAATTGATCCAGGTTCAACGTTTTCGTACGTGACTCCATACTTTGCAATTAACCTCGGGCTAGAACCTGAACAACTTAGTGAGCCATTCCTAGTATCTACTCCAATTGGCGAGTCAGTGAAAGCAACACGTGTCTATAGAGGTTGTATAGTTTCAGTCCAAGGTCGCAGCACTGAGGCCGATCTCATAGAGTTAgaaatggtggatttcgatgtgatCATGGGTATGGATTGTTTGTCTTCCTGCTATGTCATGTTAGATTGCCGTGCCAAGATAGTCAAGTTCCAATTTCCAAATGAAGAAGTCTTAGATTGGAAGGGTAGTTCAGCATCGCTTGTcggtaagtttatttcttaccttaaggcacaACGAATGATCAGTAAGGGGTGTCTTGCCTATTTGGCTCACATCATTAATCCAGAATCAGAACCACCAGCTCTTCAGTCTGTGCCAGTTGTTAGAGAATTTCTAGAAGTTTTCCCATATGACCTTCTCGGACTTCCTCCTAAAAGAATCATAGACTTTGGTATTGATATCATGCCAAGAACTCAACCCGTATCTATACCTCCTTATAGGATGGCTCCAGCAAAACTTAATGTGTTGAGAGAACAGTTGAAAGACCATCTTGACAAGGGCTCCATCAGGCCGAGTGTTTCACCGTGGGGTGCCCCTGTCTTGTTtgtcaagaagaaagatgggtctctCAGAATGTGCGTCgactatcgacagttgaataaagttaccattaagaacaagtatccactgccaagaattgatgatttatttgatcaactttagggtgcaatgtacttttcaaagatagacttgaggtcggggtatcaccaattgagaATCAGAGAGGAAGATATATCTAAAACATCCTTTATAACTCGCTACGGCCACTATGAATTTTTAGTAATGTCCTTAgggttgacaaatgctctagCTGCATTCATGGACCTCATGAATAGAGTTTTCAATACATTCCTTGATACCTTTATTATTGTGTTTATAGACGATATTCTGGTATACTCTAAAGGCGGGGAAGAGCATGTAGAGCACCTCAAGATAGCCTTACAGACCTTGAAGGAGAatgagctttatgccaagttttaaaaatgtgaattctggttgcaGTCAGTGGAATTCTTAGGCCACGTGGTATCTAGTGAAGGCATCAAAGTAGACCCTCAGAAGACAGAAGCAGTCAAAAACTGTCCAAGGCTGACAACGCCAACTGAAATCATAAGTTTCTTGGGATTAGTAGGCTACTATAGAAGGTTTGTAGAGGAATTTTCCTCACTTGCAGCTCCCTTAACTAAGTTGACCCAGAAAGCAGTTAAGTTTCAGTGTTCAGACGCTTGTGAGCAGAGTTTTCAAgagttaaagaagaggttgaccacTGCACCTGTGTTAGCCTTGCCGACAGGTTCGGGTGGGTTCACAGTTTATTATAATGCTTCCAGAGTTGGTCTCGATTATGTTCTTATGCAAGATGGAaaagttattgcttatgcttccaggcagttaaagaatcatgagaagaactacctcatACATGACTTGGAGCTTGCAGCAGTGGTGTTTGCATTaaagatatggcgacactaccTTTATGGCAAGCATTCTGAAGTGTTATgacattttcaagcagaaagaattaaatttgagacagagaaggtggcttgagctATCGAAGGATTATGACATCTATATCCTTTATCACCCGGGAAAAGCTAATGTGATAGCAGATGCACTTAGTAGGAAGTCAATGGGTGTCTTGGCCCTATTTGTAGTACAAAGGCGATCTTTCGGTCAAGAAATTCAAAAACTAGCGAATGATGTAAATAGATTGTATGAGACCGAAGAAAGAGGTATAACTGCTTATGCCTTAGGGCAATCCTCTCTTGTTGCGCATGTTAAAGCTAATCAAGATGAAGATCTATACTTAGCGAAGTTAAAAGAAGGAGTCAGAAATAAAGAAATCATTGCTTTCACTCTAGGAAGTGATGGATTTTTGAAGTTGAATGATCGGTTATGTGTGCCTGATGTAGATGGTCTTAGGAAGACCATAATGGAAGAAGCTCACATCTCGGGGTACTCTATCCACCCAAGTTCTACCAAAATGTATTTGGACATGAAAGAGTTGTATTGGTGGAAAGGCATGAAGAAGCAAGTAGTAGATCATGTGGCCAGATGTTTGAATTGCCAACAAGTCAAAAAAGCATCAGAGGCTTGATGGCCTAGCTCAGGATATAGAGATACcacagtggaaatgggagatgattaatatggattttctATTAAATCTGCCTCGCACATACCGTAAGCATGATTTAATTTGGGTTATAGTAGATCGACTCACAAAGTCCGCCCATTTCCTACTAGTAAAGATGACAGATTCCGCAGAGCAGTATGCACAGTTGTACATCAAAGAAATAGTCCGATTACATGGTACTCCATTTTCAATCATATCtgacagaggccctcagttcatgACACATTTTTGGCAGGCAGTTCAGAAAAGATTAGGTACCAAGGTCAACTTGAGCAccactttccatccacagaccgatggtcAGGTAGAAAGGACCATTCAGACTCTCAAAGATATGTTGCGAgaatgtgttatagattttggaggtaattgggatgatcacttgccacttatagaatttgcttacaataacagctgtCATGCTAGTATTGGTATGGCTCTTTATGAAGTGTTGTATGGGCGAagatgtaggtctccagtggaTTAGTTTGAACCAGTAGAGGTGCCGTTAATCGGTCCAGAGTTTGTTTGTGAGGCCTTAGAGAAAGTTCAGCTAATTAGAGAAAGGCTGAGAAtgactcagagtcgtcagaagtcctattctgACAAGAGGCATCATGACTTAGAGTTCATGATTGGTGACAAGGTGTTTTTGAAAGTTTCACCAATGAAAGGActtatgaggtttggtaagaaagggaaacttAGTCCTAGATTTATCGGACCTTATGAGATTATAGAAAAGAAGGGGAAAGTGGCTTATGAACTAGCGTTGCCCGTTGAGTTGTCTTCTGTTCATCCTGTcgttcatgtgtctatgcttagaAAGTACATTTATGATGAGTCGCATATAATACCTGCTGACACCATAGAAATTAAAGAAggcttgacttatgaagaggtacctatagaaattctcgataggcaagtaagaaagtGGAGAATAAAAGATATAGCATCGGTGAAAGTTTTGTGGAGTAATCATGATTCAAAAGAGGCTAcgtgggaggtcgaggaagatatgaggaagaagtatccttatt
This sequence is a window from Nicotiana tomentosiformis chromosome 5, ASM39032v3, whole genome shotgun sequence. Protein-coding genes within it:
- the LOC117274535 gene encoding uncharacterized protein, with translation MTDFSSVVGLAKHLEKDRQQRREEKEHNKKAWIAGGFNGTSSGGGRGSSNKESLALAQSNHQSGGGSSFRRTQSYGNQSCQNQNFRTPSSYSQSHVEQHLQQQGLCGTCKRQYSGKCKLGFHGCYHCRDNGHIKANCPKLRRNSSGGLTRPSSSSATIVAPPQARGSHNQFGHGKARCADRVTQGGGSPVCSTFSYVTPYFAINLGLEPEQLSEPFLVSTPIGESVKATRVYRGCIVSVQGRSTEADLIELEMVDFDVIMGMDCLSSCYVMLDCRAKIVKFQFPNEEVLDWKGSSASLVGKFISYLKAQRMISKGCLAYLAHIINPESEPPALQSVPVVREFLEVFPYDLLGLPPKRIIDFGIDIMPRTQPVSIPPYRMAPAKLNVLREQLKDHLDKGSIRPSVSPWGAPVLFVKKKDGSLRMCVDYRQLNKVTIKNKYPLPRIDDLFDQL
- the LOC117274536 gene encoding uncharacterized protein — protein: MTQSRQKSYSDKRHHDLEFMIGDKVFLKVSPMKGLMRFGKKGKLSPRFIGPYEIIEKKGKVAYELALPVELSSVHPVVHVSMLRKYIYDESHIIPADTIEIKEGLTYEEVPIEILDRQVRKWRIKDIASVKVLWSNHDSKEATWEVEEDMRKKYPYLFEEQGM